The proteins below are encoded in one region of Reichenbachiella sp. 5M10:
- a CDS encoding PAS domain-containing protein yields MPVTQNSNDQALVGVCNAITELIVNPNFEEALDVSLKHIGEVFDVDVFVSELLHTKEGMVMTVKHHWMKVYDQKRIDLNTSNHVGQFVSQHTSVHKGIMFSFKKSTAPPEVIEHLEQTGGKSGLLVPIFVEDQWWGVLSLATVEYERDWSESIISVLQSLASAIGATLSKIIYRRSLEHEVVQQATQIIERNHQYESLVRNIPGIVFRCLMDQQWTMKYISPYVKELTGYEPDEFTDVRTELTFAQLIHPNDQDYVWTEVSRQLKRGEYYRVNYRIRDKKGNERWLWEQGVIQQSRHGERLLEGCIIDITDRVKSHEKVVAATLETEDRERSHFSREIHDNLQQVLTTAHLNLEHAKKLVSQDDAMRYLISASGSLKEAIVETRSLSHRLMPKTIEDYGYHAAVESMLEGLADLVETKFEFLNNIPDKRLPINVALSLFRITQEAVTNIIKYAHAHSATIQLMRHEGSLILTIDDDGVGFDTEDVLDAEHGFGINNMKNRATSIGGQLHIDSAKERGTHILIEVPYLTNKEDVSG; encoded by the coding sequence ATGCCTGTGACTCAAAATTCGAATGACCAAGCTTTGGTTGGTGTATGCAACGCCATCACCGAGTTGATCGTGAACCCAAATTTTGAAGAGGCTTTGGACGTGTCTTTGAAGCATATAGGGGAGGTGTTTGACGTAGATGTGTTCGTCTCGGAGTTGCTACATACGAAGGAGGGAATGGTGATGACGGTCAAGCATCACTGGATGAAGGTCTACGATCAGAAGCGTATCGATCTCAACACTTCTAATCATGTCGGGCAATTTGTTTCCCAACATACGAGTGTGCACAAAGGAATCATGTTCTCGTTTAAGAAGAGTACTGCACCACCTGAAGTTATCGAACACCTCGAGCAAACTGGAGGTAAATCGGGCTTGTTGGTACCTATTTTCGTAGAGGATCAATGGTGGGGAGTTTTGAGTTTGGCAACTGTAGAATATGAGCGTGACTGGAGTGAGTCTATCATATCTGTGTTGCAATCACTAGCGAGTGCCATCGGAGCGACGCTCTCCAAAATCATTTACAGAAGATCACTGGAGCATGAGGTTGTGCAGCAAGCCACGCAAATCATCGAACGAAACCATCAATATGAATCTTTGGTGCGCAATATCCCTGGAATTGTGTTTCGTTGTCTGATGGATCAGCAATGGACGATGAAATATATCAGTCCTTACGTCAAGGAATTGACAGGGTACGAGCCGGATGAGTTTACGGATGTACGCACGGAGTTGACGTTTGCGCAGCTCATTCACCCCAATGATCAAGATTATGTGTGGACAGAGGTCAGCCGTCAACTCAAGAGAGGAGAATACTATCGTGTCAATTACCGTATTCGGGACAAAAAGGGCAACGAACGCTGGTTGTGGGAGCAAGGAGTGATTCAGCAAAGCAGGCATGGAGAGAGACTTCTCGAAGGATGTATCATTGATATTACGGATCGAGTCAAAAGTCATGAGAAAGTCGTAGCAGCTACTTTGGAGACTGAAGACCGAGAAAGAAGCCATTTTTCACGTGAGATACATGACAACCTACAGCAGGTTTTGACCACAGCACATCTCAATTTGGAACATGCCAAGAAATTGGTGTCTCAAGATGATGCCATGAGGTATTTGATCAGCGCATCGGGGTCTCTCAAGGAGGCGATTGTTGAAACACGCAGTTTGAGCCATCGTTTGATGCCCAAGACGATCGAGGACTATGGCTATCATGCAGCGGTTGAGTCTATGCTCGAAGGGTTGGCTGATCTGGTCGAGACCAAGTTTGAATTTTTGAACAATATCCCAGACAAGCGATTGCCTATCAACGTAGCGTTGTCTTTGTTTCGCATAACTCAAGAGGCAGTGACCAACATCATCAAATACGCTCATGCCCATAGTGCTACTATCCAGCTTATGCGTCATGAGGGTTCGCTGATATTGACGATAGATGATGACGGAGTAGGGTTTGATACAGAAGATGTATTGGATGCTGAGCATGGGTTTGGCATCAACAACATGAAGAATAGAGCGACCTCTATTGGAGGACAGTTGCATATAGATAGTGCCAAAGAAAGGGGCACACATATTTTAATCGAAGTACCATACCTAACAAATAAAGAAGATGTCTCAGGATAA
- the yidC gene encoding membrane protein insertase YidC: MDRNQIIGIVVMLALMTVYFTYFTPEVPPVVEETTEAPLTTASAGSTTSVPQVLDPVEGQDSLATVMQKERYGLFSGFANGIQEDIVLENKDVKIELSNLGASVKKVELKGYKTYDKQKLILLDEKSSKIDMVLMSNYKAVNVSELYYSATQTMENDTTVLSFVMAFDETRYLEQRYSLPKSGFQLKYEVNFVGLDGIVDNQDVQFSWINDMKRVEETLKDSRQKTTIYYKLNGESVDNIGSGNDNETETLTAPVKWFTFKQKFFAAGLVADHQMSSAAFTTYADESDTTVVKHGAANVVLPVGDLKTGKGKFTFYFGPNDYKITKKVTEGFEENVDLGWKLFRFVNKWLIIPVFNFLEQYISNYGVIIILLVFIIRLILAPLTYKSHMSMAKMKVLKPEMDVIKEKNGGDQQKTQQDTMALYQKAGVNPLSGCIPMLLQFPFLLAMFNFFPNSIELRQESFLWAHDLSTYDSVLDLPFTIPFYGDHVSLFTLLMTVSTLAVTWTNSQMNTQMQGPMKSMQYMMPIMFLFILNGYSAGLTFYYFVSNMVSFGQTALFRKLVDEDKIKTVMEENRKKNANKKKSKFQQKLDEAMKASEGARKDKKKKK; this comes from the coding sequence ATGGATAGGAATCAAATCATAGGGATCGTCGTGATGCTCGCGCTCATGACTGTCTATTTTACATATTTTACCCCAGAGGTACCTCCCGTAGTAGAGGAGACGACCGAAGCACCATTGACTACTGCATCAGCTGGATCTACTACATCTGTTCCACAAGTATTGGACCCAGTAGAGGGACAGGATTCTTTGGCGACCGTCATGCAGAAGGAACGATACGGTTTGTTCTCTGGCTTTGCCAATGGTATACAAGAGGACATAGTCTTGGAAAACAAAGACGTCAAAATTGAACTTTCGAATCTTGGAGCAAGTGTCAAAAAAGTCGAACTGAAAGGCTACAAAACCTACGACAAGCAAAAACTAATCTTGTTGGATGAGAAAAGTAGCAAAATTGACATGGTCTTGATGAGTAACTACAAGGCAGTCAATGTGTCTGAGCTCTACTATAGTGCGACTCAGACGATGGAGAATGATACGACCGTCTTGAGTTTTGTCATGGCCTTTGATGAGACGAGATATTTGGAACAGAGGTATTCATTGCCCAAGTCAGGATTTCAGCTCAAGTATGAAGTGAACTTCGTAGGCTTGGATGGTATTGTGGACAACCAAGACGTACAATTTTCATGGATCAACGACATGAAGAGGGTCGAGGAGACTTTGAAGGACTCTAGACAAAAAACGACCATTTACTACAAGTTGAATGGAGAGTCAGTGGATAATATCGGTTCGGGCAACGACAATGAGACTGAAACGCTCACTGCACCGGTCAAGTGGTTTACCTTCAAACAGAAGTTCTTTGCAGCAGGGTTGGTTGCAGATCATCAGATGTCTTCTGCGGCATTTACTACCTATGCAGACGAGTCAGATACGACTGTTGTCAAACATGGTGCTGCCAATGTGGTGCTACCTGTTGGAGACCTGAAGACAGGCAAGGGGAAATTTACCTTCTACTTTGGTCCTAATGACTACAAGATCACCAAGAAGGTGACAGAAGGATTTGAAGAAAACGTAGATTTGGGTTGGAAGCTTTTTCGATTCGTCAATAAATGGTTGATCATCCCAGTCTTTAACTTTTTGGAGCAGTACATTTCCAATTATGGAGTGATTATCATTCTTTTGGTGTTTATCATTCGTTTGATTCTAGCACCGCTGACATATAAATCACATATGTCTATGGCCAAGATGAAAGTCTTGAAACCAGAGATGGATGTGATCAAAGAGAAGAATGGTGGAGATCAGCAGAAGACACAGCAAGATACGATGGCGCTCTACCAGAAGGCTGGAGTCAATCCGCTCAGTGGTTGTATCCCTATGTTGCTACAGTTCCCATTTTTGTTGGCTATGTTCAATTTCTTCCCGAACTCGATCGAGTTGAGACAGGAGTCGTTTTTATGGGCACATGATTTGTCTACTTATGACAGTGTATTGGATTTGCCATTTACGATCCCGTTTTATGGAGATCATGTGAGTTTGTTTACGCTGCTGATGACTGTATCTACTCTGGCAGTGACATGGACCAATAGTCAAATGAATACGCAGATGCAAGGGCCAATGAAGAGTATGCAATACATGATGCCGATCATGTTCTTGTTTATCCTGAACGGCTACTCAGCAGGTTTGACATTCTACTACTTCGTGTCCAACATGGTTTCGTTTGGTCAGACGGCATTGTTTAGAAAACTTGTCGATGAAGACAAGATCAAAACGGTCATGGAGGAAAATCGCAAGAAGAATGCCAACAAGAAAAAATCAAAATTCCAACAAAAATTGGATGAGGCTATGAAGGCAAGCGAAGGAGCTCGAAAGGATAAGAAGAAAAAGAAGTGA
- a CDS encoding CTP synthase codes for MTSTKYIFVTGGVTSSLGKGIISASLAKLLQARGFSVTIQKFDPYINVDPGTLNPYEHGECYVTDDGAETDLDLGHYERFLNVPTSQANNVTTGRIYYNVIKKEREGEFLGKTVQVVPHITDEIKNSIYKLGETDQYDFVITELGGCVGDIESLPFIEAVRQARFELGPTNSLNIHLTLIPFLNAAGELKTKPTQHSVKQLLEAGIQPDILVCRSEHKLPKDLRKKIALFCNVPHNCVIEAMDAESIYDVPLLMRKEKLDERVLSRMKFSYKKEPGLEHWKEFLGRLKNPTDEVRLALVGKYVELQDAYKSISEAFVHAGATNECKVNVTWISSEEIDSSNAEKLLSNVHGLLVAPGFGERGIEGKIESIKYVRENNIPFFGICLGMQCATVEFARNVLKLKSAHSREMNGETENAIIDLMEDQKNLTEMGGTMRLGAYECQIKKGTKAYQTYGQSKITERHRHRYEFNNKYLADFEKNGMIASGINPKTGLVEIVELKDHRWFVGAQFHPELKSTVLNPHPLFVRFVKAALQYKSEITSTDS; via the coding sequence ATGACATCTACAAAGTACATTTTCGTTACGGGCGGAGTAACATCATCTTTAGGGAAAGGAATTATTTCTGCTTCATTGGCTAAACTTCTACAAGCCAGGGGCTTTTCGGTCACTATTCAAAAATTCGACCCATATATCAACGTCGATCCTGGTACACTCAATCCCTACGAACATGGAGAATGCTATGTGACGGATGATGGTGCAGAGACCGATTTGGATTTGGGTCACTACGAGCGATTCCTCAATGTGCCGACTTCTCAAGCCAACAACGTGACGACCGGTCGTATCTATTACAACGTGATCAAGAAAGAAAGAGAAGGGGAGTTTCTTGGAAAAACGGTGCAAGTAGTGCCGCACATCACTGATGAAATCAAAAATAGTATCTACAAACTGGGAGAGACGGATCAGTACGATTTCGTGATTACCGAACTTGGTGGTTGTGTAGGTGATATCGAGTCTTTGCCTTTCATAGAGGCAGTGAGACAAGCGAGATTCGAATTGGGCCCGACCAATTCACTCAACATCCATTTGACTCTGATCCCGTTTCTCAATGCGGCAGGTGAACTGAAAACGAAACCTACGCAGCACTCGGTCAAGCAATTGCTCGAAGCGGGTATACAACCAGATATTTTGGTCTGCCGCAGTGAGCATAAGCTACCTAAAGACCTGAGGAAAAAAATAGCATTGTTTTGCAACGTGCCACACAACTGTGTAATAGAGGCTATGGATGCTGAATCCATCTACGATGTGCCACTGCTGATGAGAAAAGAAAAACTGGATGAACGTGTATTGTCTAGAATGAAATTTTCTTACAAGAAGGAGCCAGGCTTGGAGCACTGGAAAGAATTTTTGGGACGATTGAAGAACCCTACAGATGAGGTGAGATTGGCCCTCGTGGGGAAATATGTAGAGTTGCAAGATGCCTATAAATCTATCAGCGAGGCATTCGTACATGCTGGAGCGACCAACGAATGTAAGGTCAATGTGACTTGGATTTCTTCAGAAGAGATAGATTCTAGTAATGCCGAAAAACTCTTGTCCAATGTGCACGGCCTGTTGGTAGCTCCTGGGTTTGGAGAGCGAGGGATCGAAGGCAAAATCGAATCGATAAAGTACGTCAGAGAAAATAATATCCCGTTTTTTGGCATCTGTCTAGGGATGCAATGTGCCACCGTCGAGTTTGCACGCAATGTGCTCAAACTCAAATCAGCCCATTCTCGGGAGATGAACGGGGAGACCGAAAATGCTATCATCGATCTCATGGAGGATCAAAAGAATCTGACTGAAATGGGAGGAACTATGAGACTAGGAGCCTATGAGTGTCAAATCAAAAAAGGGACAAAGGCTTACCAAACTTACGGTCAATCCAAAATCACGGAGCGACATAGACATAGGTATGAATTCAACAACAAGTATTTGGCTGATTTTGAGAAGAATGGCATGATTGCTTCGGGGATCAATCCAAAAACAGGTTTGGTAGAGATTGTCGAGCTCAAGGATCATAGATGGTTCGTTGGAGCTCAGTTTCATCCTGAGCTCAAAAGTACAGTACTCAACCCACACCCCTTGTTTGTTAGGTTTGTGAAGGCAGCTCTACAGTACAAATCAGAAATCACATCAACCGATAGTTAA
- a CDS encoding VOC family protein, producing MKIEHIGLWVKNLEEMRTFYQQYFEASCNQKYENSTKGFSSYFLSWTEGARLELMMRHDVTASNSEVEKLGWAHLALSVGDRGAVDELTEKLRTDGYQILSEPRSTGDGYYESVVLDPEGNRVEITI from the coding sequence ATGAAAATCGAACACATTGGACTTTGGGTCAAGAACCTAGAAGAAATGCGCACTTTTTATCAACAGTACTTTGAGGCTAGTTGCAATCAGAAATATGAAAACTCAACCAAAGGGTTTTCATCCTATTTCTTGAGTTGGACAGAGGGAGCGAGGTTAGAGCTGATGATGCGCCATGATGTCACCGCTTCTAATTCCGAGGTAGAAAAACTAGGCTGGGCTCACTTGGCTTTGTCTGTGGGTGATCGCGGCGCGGTGGATGAGTTGACCGAGAAGCTGCGAACAGATGGTTATCAAATATTGAGTGAGCCACGTAGTACTGGGGATGGATATTATGAGAGTGTTGTGTTGGATCCAGAAGGCAACCGTGTCGAAATTACGATATGA
- a CDS encoding S41 family peptidase, protein MKNALILILAILLLSSCEKIFFEDIKSESEPYENFNYLWEQADLKYSYFEVKNIDWDDSYTRHEAMLYPEMSEDSLFSVLGSMISELRDDHTNLLSAVNYSYYGVRYHYADNFDFRIVEDNYLNDRWIKSGPFIHNFIADGKVGYIRFSSFTGTVDDVNLDYIINKYSVDEVEGLVFDIRENGGGAVTDVFNILARFIDDETVVYKSRIRNGKNHSDFSDLEEAIAEPADGPRYTNKPVIFLCDRGTYSAGSFTSLSTKAIPNITLMGDTTGGGLGLPNGGQLPNGWDYRFSVTQAMSVAQADSLEAGFEDIINQENFERGVPPDVVVSFDWSDLTKDEILDAAIDRILNP, encoded by the coding sequence ATGAAAAACGCATTAATATTAATCTTAGCTATTCTTCTATTGTCCTCATGTGAAAAAATATTCTTTGAGGATATAAAGTCAGAAAGTGAACCATATGAAAACTTCAATTACTTGTGGGAACAAGCAGATTTGAAATACTCATACTTTGAAGTCAAAAATATAGATTGGGACGACTCTTACACGAGACATGAAGCGATGCTCTATCCAGAGATGTCCGAAGATTCGCTATTTAGCGTATTGGGCAGCATGATCTCTGAGCTGAGAGACGACCACACCAACTTACTCTCTGCGGTCAACTACTCCTACTATGGAGTACGATACCACTATGCTGACAATTTTGATTTTAGGATCGTCGAAGACAACTACCTCAACGATCGTTGGATCAAATCAGGGCCATTTATTCACAACTTTATCGCGGATGGAAAAGTAGGATACATCCGTTTTTCTTCTTTTACAGGTACAGTGGATGATGTCAACTTGGACTATATCATCAACAAGTACAGTGTCGATGAAGTAGAAGGACTAGTCTTTGACATTCGCGAAAACGGTGGAGGAGCGGTAACTGATGTATTCAATATCCTTGCTCGATTCATCGATGACGAAACGGTCGTCTACAAATCTAGAATCAGAAACGGCAAAAACCACAGTGACTTCTCTGACCTAGAAGAAGCCATCGCTGAGCCAGCAGATGGCCCTAGATACACAAACAAACCTGTCATCTTCCTGTGTGATAGAGGAACCTACAGTGCAGGTTCATTCACTTCACTCTCTACCAAAGCCATCCCCAATATCACACTGATGGGAGACACTACTGGTGGAGGGCTCGGGTTACCAAATGGAGGTCAATTGCCAAACGGATGGGATTATCGTTTCTCTGTGACTCAAGCCATGAGTGTTGCTCAAGCCGATAGTTTAGAGGCAGGGTTCGAAGATATCATCAACCAAGAGAACTTCGAAAGAGGTGTACCACCAGATGTAGTAGTTAGCTTCGACTGGTCCGACTTGACCAAAGATGAAATTTTGGATGCTGCCATAGATAGGATCCTTAACCCTTAA
- a CDS encoding DNA-3-methyladenine glycosylase has protein sequence MSNNTTLLPKSFYLREDVVLIARELLGKVLVVRCNGNLLRAKIVETEAYCGQNDLACHASNGKRTPRTETMYREGGCAYVYLCYGIHHLFNVVTNTVGKADAVLIRAVEPLSPWGAESTATDGPGKLCKVMGINRSVDGVSLLEEAVHIEDALPVEDAEVEVSARIGVAYAGEDALLPWRFHIRNNAWVSKK, from the coding sequence ATGTCAAACAACACTACACTACTTCCTAAATCCTTTTACTTGCGTGAAGATGTCGTCTTGATAGCTAGGGAGTTGCTCGGCAAGGTACTAGTGGTGCGTTGCAATGGAAATCTCTTGCGTGCCAAGATTGTAGAGACGGAAGCATACTGTGGTCAGAATGATTTGGCCTGTCATGCCTCCAATGGCAAACGAACACCTCGCACCGAAACGATGTATCGGGAGGGAGGTTGTGCCTATGTTTATTTGTGCTATGGCATTCACCACTTGTTTAATGTGGTGACCAATACCGTCGGCAAGGCTGATGCAGTACTGATACGGGCGGTGGAGCCCCTATCACCTTGGGGCGCTGAGTCCACGGCGACCGACGGGCCAGGGAAATTATGCAAAGTCATGGGCATCAATCGGTCAGTTGATGGGGTGTCGTTGCTAGAGGAGGCGGTGCATATCGAAGATGCATTGCCTGTAGAAGATGCGGAGGTAGAGGTGTCTGCACGCATTGGAGTTGCATATGCAGGTGAGGATGCTTTGTTGCCATGGCGCTTTCATATTCGCAACAACGCTTGGGTAAGTAAAAAGTGA
- a CDS encoding FISUMP domain-containing protein, whose amino-acid sequence MKAVLTLFVTILISTPQLYAQETNGIFFDPRDGQEYETVFIELELEGGVSITKEWMAQNLNYASEGSYCYNNYEEYCDTFGRLYTWAGALEACPAGWHMTVDAEWEAMTNKHGGKKSAGATFKEGGESGLNLLMAGFGEPNGAYIDVGVNGYYWKRKNLNDQAPGLITIHNGVDYFTDDHINASHRNSIRCVRND is encoded by the coding sequence ATGAAGGCTGTATTGACCCTATTCGTCACAATACTGATATCAACCCCTCAGCTCTATGCTCAGGAAACAAACGGCATCTTCTTTGATCCCAGAGATGGTCAGGAATACGAAACTGTGTTTATCGAACTCGAGCTCGAAGGAGGTGTTTCCATCACCAAAGAGTGGATGGCTCAAAACCTAAACTACGCTTCTGAAGGGAGCTATTGCTACAACAACTACGAAGAATATTGTGATACTTTTGGTCGTTTGTACACTTGGGCAGGTGCACTAGAAGCTTGTCCCGCAGGGTGGCATATGACTGTCGATGCAGAGTGGGAAGCCATGACCAACAAGCATGGAGGCAAAAAATCGGCTGGTGCGACCTTCAAAGAAGGTGGGGAAAGTGGGCTCAACCTACTCATGGCAGGCTTTGGCGAACCTAACGGGGCCTATATAGATGTAGGCGTCAATGGATACTACTGGAAAAGAAAGAACCTCAACGATCAGGCCCCGGGCTTGATCACGATTCACAATGGAGTGGATTACTTCACAGATGATCACATCAATGCTTCGCACCGCAACAGCATCCGTTGCGTTCGTAACGATTGA
- a CDS encoding DUF2911 domain-containing protein, translating into MKKIKLIAFAIASALTLSTLSSQAQISTPRPSPAGSVSTTVGLTDIEISYFRPQMKGRKIFGEGSDFLVPFGQKWRAGANSGTVITFGDDVKVAGQNVPAGEYLLILTPSASEWEIILYSDKSLGANVNGTEADKITVQTKVATSPLTEAVQTLTYQITDLSENSQNANIQMAWENTAINIPVEVSFDEEIMASIAKNTVVNPGNYAAAARYYYDTDRDMDQALEWINAYLAAGDNNKQFWNIYLKAQILAKKGDKKNAIKTAKQSKELATASPNGDFGYIKKNDELIASLK; encoded by the coding sequence ATGAAAAAAATCAAACTCATCGCATTTGCTATCGCAAGTGCATTGACACTATCGACACTCAGCTCACAAGCACAGATCAGCACTCCACGTCCTAGCCCAGCTGGTTCAGTTTCCACCACAGTAGGCTTGACGGATATTGAAATCTCTTATTTCAGACCACAAATGAAGGGTAGAAAAATTTTCGGTGAGGGTTCTGATTTCCTTGTGCCTTTCGGTCAAAAATGGAGAGCGGGAGCTAACTCGGGGACCGTGATCACCTTCGGAGATGACGTCAAAGTAGCAGGACAAAACGTACCCGCTGGCGAATACCTATTGATCCTGACTCCTAGTGCATCTGAGTGGGAAATCATCCTATACTCTGACAAATCACTAGGGGCAAACGTCAACGGAACAGAAGCAGACAAAATCACTGTACAAACAAAAGTAGCCACTAGTCCACTCACGGAAGCCGTGCAAACACTAACCTACCAGATCACTGACCTCAGCGAAAACAGCCAAAATGCCAACATCCAAATGGCTTGGGAAAACACAGCCATCAACATCCCTGTAGAGGTATCTTTCGACGAGGAGATCATGGCTTCTATCGCCAAAAACACTGTAGTCAATCCTGGCAATTATGCTGCTGCTGCGAGATACTACTACGATACAGACAGAGACATGGACCAAGCTTTGGAGTGGATCAATGCCTACTTGGCTGCCGGAGACAACAACAAGCAATTCTGGAATATCTACCTCAAAGCACAAATATTAGCTAAGAAAGGCGACAAAAAAAACGCCATTAAAACAGCCAAACAATCCAAAGAATTGGCTACCGCTTCACCCAATGGTGACTTTGGCTATATCAAAAAGAATGACGAACTGATTGCTTCCCTCAAGTAA
- the xseB gene encoding exodeoxyribonuclease VII small subunit, protein MSKKKTISYQEAYEELQAISEQLESGEANIDQLTDLVKRAKALVKICQDKLRSTEKELNEENE, encoded by the coding sequence ATGAGCAAGAAAAAAACAATATCTTATCAAGAAGCCTACGAAGAACTCCAAGCAATCTCAGAACAATTGGAAAGCGGAGAAGCCAACATCGATCAACTCACCGATCTAGTCAAACGTGCCAAAGCATTGGTCAAAATTTGTCAAGACAAGTTGAGGTCTACAGAAAAGGAATTGAACGAAGAAAATGAATAG
- a CDS encoding response regulator transcription factor, which yields MSQDKLKILLVDDHKMIREGIKTFLDDNTSYEIVAEAADGKEALESYTNAQPDVVIADILMPEMTGIEMTEKIREYDAEVKILALTMLSESHHIKQMMKAGANGYLLKNCTEEELYEAISAVVAGKTYYSHEVTDIIVHDSNKRPDVKQRLSLEIPLTSREQEVLHLICKEYTNAEISEELFIGMRTVDAHKRNLLEKTGCKNVAGLVVYAIERDLFDDL from the coding sequence ATGTCTCAGGATAAGTTGAAAATCCTATTGGTGGATGATCACAAGATGATTCGAGAAGGAATAAAGACCTTTTTGGATGATAATACCAGTTATGAAATTGTGGCAGAGGCGGCTGATGGGAAAGAAGCGCTAGAGAGCTATACCAACGCTCAGCCAGATGTGGTGATTGCGGATATTCTCATGCCAGAGATGACAGGGATCGAGATGACAGAGAAGATCCGAGAATACGACGCAGAGGTCAAAATACTGGCCTTGACCATGCTCAGCGAGAGCCATCACATCAAGCAAATGATGAAGGCAGGTGCCAATGGGTATTTGTTGAAAAACTGTACCGAAGAGGAACTCTACGAAGCGATATCAGCTGTGGTGGCTGGCAAAACCTATTACTCGCATGAGGTGACGGATATCATCGTGCATGATAGCAACAAACGTCCTGATGTCAAGCAGCGCTTGAGTCTGGAGATTCCTCTCACATCCCGCGAACAAGAGGTCTTGCACCTCATTTGCAAAGAATACACCAACGCTGAAATATCTGAGGAATTGTTTATCGGGATGCGTACGGTGGATGCTCACAAGCGCAACCTACTGGAGAAGACAGGGTGCAAAAATGTCGCAGGATTGGTTGTGTATGCGATAGAGAGAGATTTGTTTGATGATTTGTAG
- the xseA gene encoding exodeoxyribonuclease VII large subunit yields MEHFSLSEFNLLIKQTLSNHLAPSYWIVAEIGEMNVAQKGHCYMDLVEKENNFIKAKMRATIWSYTFASLHNHFEHIAGTPLKKGMQVLFNASFEFHEVYGVSLNIKDIDPNFTLGERERKKRETILQLEREGILDLNKSLILPQVPQRIAIISSESAAGYGDFINQFTTNPYGYSADLRLFQATMQGDQAVQSIIDSLHRVYAIEEQFDLVVLIRGGGSQTDLDCFDDYNLCAHLAQFPLPIVTGIGHERDQTIADLVANVHLKTPTAVAEFLLNGMMQFESDITGLFDQISKFAQRLIQSNQERLVQSKHVIDIKAQNTVQRCGYELARIQQTIERKPPELIKTYELALSSIDKLIDAHDPKRILRKGYSITQINGAYLSDVTSVGPGDQIETTTEDAHITSTINTVRFTKNKES; encoded by the coding sequence GTGGAGCACTTTAGTCTTTCCGAATTCAATCTTCTAATCAAACAAACCTTGTCCAATCACCTGGCTCCTTCCTATTGGATCGTGGCGGAGATTGGAGAAATGAACGTAGCGCAAAAGGGACATTGCTATATGGATTTGGTTGAGAAGGAAAACAACTTCATCAAAGCTAAAATGCGAGCGACCATATGGTCCTATACCTTCGCCAGCTTACACAACCACTTCGAACACATCGCGGGCACACCACTCAAAAAAGGGATGCAAGTGCTCTTCAATGCTAGTTTTGAATTTCACGAGGTATATGGCGTTAGCCTCAACATCAAGGACATAGACCCCAATTTCACCCTTGGTGAAAGAGAACGAAAGAAACGAGAAACCATACTCCAACTAGAGCGAGAGGGGATTTTAGATCTCAACAAGTCTCTCATCCTTCCGCAAGTTCCGCAGCGCATAGCTATCATCAGTTCCGAGAGCGCAGCAGGGTACGGTGATTTCATCAATCAATTCACCACCAATCCCTATGGATACAGCGCCGATCTACGGCTGTTTCAAGCGACGATGCAAGGAGACCAAGCCGTACAGTCGATCATTGATAGCCTACATCGGGTCTATGCAATCGAAGAACAGTTTGATCTAGTGGTACTCATTCGTGGGGGTGGATCTCAAACGGATTTGGATTGTTTTGATGATTACAATTTGTGCGCTCACCTCGCACAATTCCCCTTGCCAATCGTCACTGGAATCGGCCATGAACGGGACCAAACCATCGCTGATTTGGTAGCCAATGTCCATCTCAAAACGCCTACGGCAGTAGCAGAATTCTTACTCAATGGCATGATGCAGTTCGAATCGGACATCACCGGACTGTTCGACCAAATCTCTAAATTTGCCCAACGTCTCATCCAATCCAATCAAGAACGACTGGTCCAATCCAAACACGTGATAGATATCAAAGCTCAAAACACCGTCCAACGGTGCGGGTATGAACTAGCTCGAATCCAACAAACTATTGAGAGAAAGCCACCTGAACTGATCAAGACGTATGAACTCGCACTATCATCCATCGATAAACTAATCGATGCACATGACCCCAAACGCATATTGAGAAAAGGATACAGCATCACTCAAATAAATGGCGCTTACCTCTCTGATGTGACATCCGTTGGCCCAGGTGATCAAATAGAAACGACTACAGAGGACGCACACATAACCAGTACAATAAACACTGTCCGATTCACAAAAAACAAAGAATCATGA